A portion of the Pseudomonas protegens CHA0 genome contains these proteins:
- a CDS encoding NAD(P)H-hydrate dehydratase, giving the protein MPQTKHPLPDVQLLTSGHLPYLSGRLRDAHKGQFGHLLLIGGDRGFAGAALLSAESALRSGAGLVSLATRSEHVAAAAARLPEVMTQGTHSANQLMGLLARATVLVVGPGLGQGAWGRSLLSAAANAPLPQVWDADALNLLAEGGLQLPAASVITPHPGEAARLLGISSAEVQADRPAAALALSKKYAAVAVLKGAGSLIATADGRLARCDAGHPAMATAGLGDVLAGLIGALLAQGLSAFDAACLAVWLHASAGEQQGKLGRGLAASDLIPAIRQLLEEQSPCLS; this is encoded by the coding sequence CGCGATGCCCACAAGGGCCAGTTCGGCCACCTGTTGCTGATTGGGGGCGATCGAGGTTTTGCCGGCGCCGCCTTGCTGAGTGCGGAAAGTGCCTTGCGCAGTGGCGCGGGGCTGGTGTCCCTGGCGACCCGCAGTGAGCATGTGGCTGCCGCTGCGGCGCGCTTGCCGGAGGTCATGACCCAGGGCACTCATTCGGCCAACCAGTTGATGGGGTTGTTGGCTCGGGCCACGGTGCTGGTGGTCGGGCCGGGGTTGGGGCAGGGCGCCTGGGGGCGCAGCCTGCTGTCGGCGGCGGCCAATGCGCCGTTGCCCCAGGTGTGGGATGCCGATGCCTTGAACCTGCTGGCCGAGGGCGGGCTGCAACTGCCTGCCGCGAGTGTCATCACTCCCCATCCGGGAGAGGCGGCGCGGCTGCTGGGTATCTCCAGCGCCGAGGTGCAGGCGGATCGCCCTGCAGCGGCCCTGGCGCTGAGCAAAAAATACGCAGCGGTTGCAGTGCTCAAGGGGGCCGGTAGCCTGATCGCCACTGCCGATGGGCGGCTGGCCCGCTGTGACGCCGGGCATCCGGCGATGGCCACGGCAGGCTTGGGTGATGTGCTGGCTGGCCTGATCGGCGCCTTGCTGGCGCAAGGCTTGTCGGCATTCGATGCCGCCTGCCTGGCGGTCTGGCTGCATGCCAGCGCGGGCGAGCAGCAAGGCAAATTGGGCCGAGGGCTGGCGGCCAGTGATCTGATTCCAGCCATTCGTCAGTTGTTGGAGGAACAATCACCGTGTCTGAGTTAA
- the tsaE gene encoding tRNA (adenosine(37)-N6)-threonylcarbamoyltransferase complex ATPase subunit type 1 TsaE, whose product MSELTLFLADEQAMVEFGARIAQVTQGVGVIFLEGDLGAGKTTLSRGIIRGLGHAGAVKSPTFTLVEPYEIGSVRAFHFDLYRLVDPEELEFLGIRDYFEGDALCLLEWPQRGAGFLPKPDLTITITPHNNGRSVHLLSQGSRGESWCAALALEFK is encoded by the coding sequence GTGTCTGAGTTAACCCTTTTTCTGGCCGACGAACAGGCCATGGTGGAATTTGGTGCACGTATTGCCCAGGTGACCCAAGGCGTGGGGGTGATCTTCCTCGAAGGCGACCTGGGGGCGGGCAAAACCACCTTGTCGCGAGGGATCATCCGTGGCCTGGGGCACGCGGGGGCAGTGAAGAGCCCGACCTTTACCCTGGTCGAACCGTACGAGATCGGCTCGGTGCGGGCTTTCCACTTCGACCTGTACCGCCTGGTGGATCCTGAGGAGCTGGAGTTCCTGGGGATTCGCGACTACTTCGAGGGCGATGCTCTGTGCCTGCTGGAGTGGCCCCAGCGTGGTGCAGGCTTTTTGCCAAAGCCTGACCTGACCATTACCATTACCCCGCATAACAATGGGCGTTCTGTGCATCTGTTGTCTCAAGGCTCGCGTGGCGAGTCCTGGTGTGCCGCTTTGGCGTTGGAATTCAAATAA
- a CDS encoding N-acetylmuramoyl-L-alanine amidase, producing the protein MGLGMRIRALVAVVGLLLTALAVDAVAATQVRSVRLWRAPDNTRLVFDLSGPVQHSVFTLTAPDRLVIDINGATLGGPLNVATANTPITAMRSAQRTPSDLRVVIDLKKAVTPKSFTLAPNAQYGNRLVVDLFDNPADAAPPTAPPPTVATVPAVPVTPAEPAIKLPPAPAGKRDIIVVIDAGHGGEDPGASGSRGQHEKDVVLAIARELQRQVNGLKGFRAELTRTGDYFIPLRGRTEIARKKGADLFVSIHADAAPSAAAFGASVFALSERGATSETARWLADSENRSDLIGGAGNVSLDDKDRMLAGVLLDLSMTASLTSSLNVGQKVLNNIGRVTPLHKQRVEQAGFMVLKSPDIPSILVETGFISNSNEASKLATASHQQALARSISSGVRQFFQQNPPPGTYIAWLRDSGKIAQGPRDHRVNPGETLAMIAVRYQVSAATLRSANNLKSDELKVGQVLTIPGTELAAKE; encoded by the coding sequence ATGGGGTTAGGTATGCGCATTCGCGCGTTGGTTGCTGTCGTAGGACTGTTGCTTACGGCATTGGCCGTCGATGCTGTGGCCGCTACACAGGTTCGCAGCGTCCGCCTGTGGCGGGCACCGGATAACACGCGACTGGTATTCGACCTGTCCGGCCCGGTTCAGCACAGCGTCTTTACCCTGACGGCCCCGGATCGTCTGGTGATCGATATCAATGGCGCGACCCTTGGCGGTCCGCTGAACGTCGCCACGGCCAATACACCGATTACCGCCATGCGCTCGGCACAGCGCACGCCCAGTGACCTGCGGGTGGTCATCGACCTGAAAAAGGCCGTCACGCCGAAGAGTTTCACCCTGGCGCCCAACGCTCAGTACGGCAATCGCCTGGTGGTCGATCTGTTCGACAACCCGGCTGACGCCGCGCCACCTACTGCGCCGCCACCTACTGTGGCCACTGTCCCAGCAGTGCCCGTCACTCCGGCGGAGCCGGCGATCAAGCTGCCGCCAGCCCCGGCGGGCAAGCGCGACATCATTGTGGTGATCGATGCCGGCCACGGCGGCGAAGACCCGGGTGCCTCCGGCTCCCGCGGGCAGCATGAAAAAGACGTGGTGCTGGCCATTGCTCGCGAATTGCAGCGTCAGGTCAATGGCCTCAAGGGTTTCCGCGCCGAGCTGACCCGTACTGGCGACTACTTCATTCCATTGCGCGGTCGTACCGAGATCGCCCGCAAGAAGGGCGCCGACCTGTTCGTCTCGATCCACGCCGACGCTGCGCCTTCGGCCGCGGCCTTTGGCGCATCGGTGTTTGCCTTGTCTGAACGTGGTGCCACGTCGGAAACCGCGCGCTGGCTGGCGGACAGCGAGAACCGTTCCGACCTGATCGGCGGGGCTGGCAACGTCAGCCTGGATGACAAGGACCGGATGCTGGCCGGGGTGCTGCTGGACCTGTCGATGACAGCGTCCCTGACCTCCAGTCTGAATGTCGGGCAGAAAGTCCTGAACAACATCGGCCGGGTGACTCCGTTGCACAAACAGCGGGTGGAGCAGGCCGGGTTCATGGTGCTCAAATCCCCGGATATTCCGTCGATCCTGGTGGAAACCGGCTTTATCTCCAACTCCAACGAGGCCTCGAAGCTGGCCACCGCCAGCCATCAGCAGGCCCTGGCGCGTTCCATCAGCAGCGGCGTGCGGCAGTTCTTCCAGCAGAACCCGCCACCGGGCACCTATATTGCCTGGCTGCGCGATTCCGGGAAGATCGCCCAGGGGCCGCGTGATCACCGGGTCAATCCGGGGGAAACCCTGGCCATGATCGCCGTGCGCTATCAGGTCTCCGCGGCCACGCTACGCAGTGCCAACAACCTGAAAAGCGATGAATTGAAAGTGGGGCAGGTGTTGACCATCCCCGGTACAGAACTGGCGGCCAAGGAATGA
- the mutL gene encoding DNA mismatch repair endonuclease MutL yields the protein MSESVISSARIELLSPRLANQIAAGEVVERPASVIKELLENSLDSGAKRIDVDVEQAGVKLLRVRDDGSGISSDDLPLALARHATSKIRDLEDLERVMSLGFRGEALASISSVARLTLTSRTRDAEQAWQVETEGRDMAPRVQPAAHPVGTSVEVRDLFFNTPARRKFLKAEKTEFDHLQEVIKRLALARFDVAFHLRHNGKSILSLHEAKDDAARARRVAAVCGSGFLEQALPIEVERNGLHLWGWVGLPTFSRSQADLQYFYVNGRAVRDKLVAHAVRQAYRDVLFNGRHPTFVLFFEVDPSVVDVNVHPTKHEVRFRDGRMVHDFLYGTLHRALGDVRPEDQLAAPAAVAGIVRPTGIEAGEFGPQGEMRLAANLALEQPQSQPNFNAPGAGAGSGYQYQYTPRPQPVLPAAESQGVYREFFAPLPGAPAAALPDGQEDIPPLGYALAQLKGIYILAENALGLVLVDMHAAHERIMYERLKVAMASEGLSGQPLLVPESIAVSQREADCAEEHMSWFQRLGFELQRLGPESLAIRQIPALLKQAEANRLVHDVLADLMEYGTSDRIQAHLNELLGTMACHGAIRANRRLALPEMNALLRDMENTERSGQCNHGRPTWTQMGLDDLDKLFLRGR from the coding sequence ATGAGTGAATCGGTAATCAGTAGCGCGCGCATCGAGCTGCTCAGCCCGCGCCTGGCCAACCAGATTGCCGCGGGCGAGGTGGTCGAGCGCCCGGCTTCGGTGATCAAGGAGCTGTTGGAAAACAGCCTGGACTCTGGCGCCAAGCGCATCGATGTGGATGTGGAGCAGGCCGGGGTCAAGCTGCTGCGGGTACGTGACGACGGTAGCGGTATTTCCTCCGACGACTTGCCGCTGGCCCTGGCCCGGCACGCCACCAGCAAGATCCGCGACCTTGAAGACCTGGAGCGGGTGATGAGCCTGGGGTTTCGCGGCGAGGCCCTGGCTTCCATCAGCTCCGTGGCGCGCCTGACCCTCACGTCCCGTACCCGGGATGCCGAGCAGGCCTGGCAGGTGGAAACCGAAGGCCGGGACATGGCACCAAGGGTGCAGCCGGCGGCGCACCCGGTAGGCACTTCGGTGGAAGTTCGCGATCTGTTCTTCAATACGCCGGCACGACGCAAGTTCCTCAAGGCGGAAAAGACCGAGTTTGATCACCTGCAGGAAGTGATCAAGCGCCTGGCCCTGGCGCGTTTCGACGTGGCCTTCCACTTGCGGCACAACGGCAAGAGCATCCTCAGCCTGCACGAGGCCAAGGACGACGCCGCTCGTGCCCGTCGTGTGGCAGCGGTGTGCGGTTCGGGCTTCCTGGAGCAGGCGTTGCCCATCGAGGTCGAGCGCAACGGCTTGCATCTGTGGGGCTGGGTGGGCTTGCCGACCTTCTCCCGCAGCCAGGCGGACCTGCAGTACTTCTACGTCAACGGTCGCGCAGTACGGGACAAGCTGGTGGCTCACGCGGTACGCCAGGCTTATCGCGATGTTCTGTTCAACGGTCGACACCCGACCTTTGTTCTGTTTTTCGAAGTCGACCCGTCGGTGGTCGACGTCAACGTGCACCCGACCAAGCACGAAGTGCGTTTCCGTGACGGGCGCATGGTGCACGACTTCCTTTATGGCACCTTGCACCGGGCCCTGGGTGATGTGCGGCCCGAGGATCAGTTGGCGGCGCCGGCGGCGGTCGCCGGCATCGTGCGCCCGACAGGTATCGAGGCCGGTGAGTTCGGGCCTCAGGGTGAGATGCGCCTGGCCGCGAACCTGGCTCTGGAGCAGCCCCAATCCCAGCCGAACTTCAATGCGCCGGGCGCGGGAGCCGGCAGTGGCTATCAATATCAGTACACGCCACGGCCACAGCCAGTGTTGCCGGCCGCCGAGAGCCAGGGCGTGTACCGCGAGTTCTTTGCCCCGTTGCCGGGGGCGCCGGCGGCGGCTTTGCCGGACGGCCAGGAGGACATTCCGCCCCTGGGCTATGCCCTGGCCCAGCTCAAGGGGATCTACATCCTGGCGGAAAACGCCCTGGGTCTGGTGCTGGTGGACATGCACGCGGCTCACGAGCGGATCATGTACGAGCGCTTGAAGGTGGCCATGGCCAGCGAAGGCCTGAGCGGCCAGCCGCTGCTGGTGCCGGAGTCGATTGCCGTCAGCCAGCGTGAGGCCGATTGCGCTGAAGAACACATGAGCTGGTTTCAGCGCCTGGGCTTCGAGCTGCAGCGCCTGGGCCCGGAATCCCTGGCGATCCGCCAGATCCCGGCATTGTTGAAGCAGGCGGAAGCCAATCGCCTGGTGCACGACGTACTGGCGGACCTGATGGAGTACGGCACCAGTGACCGGATCCAGGCCCACCTCAATGAGCTGCTCGGCACCATGGCCTGCCACGGCGCGATCCGCGCCAATCGACGCCTGGCCCTGCCGGAAATGAACGCCTTGCTGCGGGACATGGAAAACACCGAGCGCAGTGGCCAATGCAACCACGGTCGACCGACCTGGACCCAAATGGGCCTGGACGATCTGGACAAACTCTTTCTGCGCGGCCGTTGA
- the miaA gene encoding tRNA (adenosine(37)-N6)-dimethylallyltransferase MiaA, with product MTQLPPAIFLMGPTAAGKTDLAIELTKVLPCELISVDSALVYRGMDIGTAKPSRELLAQFPHRLIDILDPAESYSAADFRTDALAAMADITARGKIPLLVGGTMLYYKALLEGLADMPAADPQVRAELEEEAARLGWQALHDQLAAVDPESAARIHPNDPQRLTRALEVYRVSGLTMTAHRQRQLAQSTEAGASGRSQLPYTVANLAIAPANRQVLHQRIAQRFTQMLEQGFIDEVVALRSRSDLHAGLPSIRAVGYRQVWDHLDGKLTSAEMQERGIIATRQLAKRQFTWLRSWADLQWLDSLDCDNLPRALKYLGTISILS from the coding sequence ATGACCCAGCTTCCTCCAGCGATTTTCCTGATGGGCCCGACCGCTGCGGGCAAGACCGATCTGGCCATCGAACTGACCAAGGTGCTGCCTTGCGAGCTGATCAGTGTCGACTCGGCGCTGGTCTACCGCGGCATGGACATTGGCACCGCGAAGCCTTCCAGGGAACTGCTGGCGCAGTTTCCCCATCGCCTGATCGATATTCTCGACCCTGCCGAGAGCTACTCGGCGGCGGATTTCCGTACCGATGCGCTGGCGGCCATGGCCGATATCACCGCCCGGGGCAAGATCCCGCTGTTGGTGGGCGGCACCATGCTGTATTACAAGGCGCTGCTTGAAGGCCTGGCGGACATGCCCGCGGCGGATCCGCAGGTACGTGCCGAGCTGGAGGAGGAGGCTGCACGTCTTGGCTGGCAGGCCCTGCACGACCAGCTGGCGGCGGTGGACCCCGAGTCGGCGGCGCGGATCCACCCCAACGACCCCCAGCGTCTGACCCGGGCGCTTGAGGTCTATCGGGTCAGTGGCCTGACAATGACCGCCCATCGCCAGCGTCAATTGGCGCAAAGTACTGAAGCAGGCGCATCGGGACGCAGTCAATTGCCCTATACTGTCGCCAATCTGGCCATCGCTCCGGCGAATCGCCAGGTACTGCACCAGCGTATTGCACAAAGATTCACACAAATGTTGGAACAGGGATTCATTGACGAGGTCGTAGCTCTGCGTTCCAGAAGTGACCTGCATGCCGGGTTGCCGTCTATACGTGCAGTGGGCTACCGCCAAGTCTGGGATCATCTGGATGGCAAGCTGACGTCAGCCGAAATGCAGGAGCGGGGCATCATTGCCACGCGCCAATTGGCGAAACGCCAGTTCACCTGGTTACGCAGTTGGGCTGACCTGCAATGGTTGGACAGCCTGGATTGCGACAATCTGCCACGCGCCTTGAAATACTTGGGGACGATCTCCATATTGAGCTGA
- the hfq gene encoding RNA chaperone Hfq: MSKGHSLQDPYLNTLRKEKVGVSIYLVNGIKLQGTIESFDQFVILLKNTVSQMVYKHAISTVVPVRPIRLPSASESEQGDAEPGNA; encoded by the coding sequence ATGTCAAAAGGGCATTCGCTACAAGACCCTTACTTGAATACATTGCGTAAAGAGAAGGTTGGGGTTTCCATCTATCTGGTCAACGGGATCAAGCTGCAAGGTACGATCGAGTCTTTCGACCAGTTCGTCATCCTGCTGAAGAACACCGTCAGCCAAATGGTTTACAAGCACGCTATCTCGACAGTGGTTCCAGTTCGCCCGATTCGCCTGCCTAGCGCTTCCGAATCCGAACAGGGTGACGCTGAGCCAGGTAACGCCTGA
- the hflX gene encoding ribosome rescue GTPase HflX produces MFFERHGGGERAILVHLDGQDPEAREDPQEFQELALSAGAETVAFVSVPRHRPTAKYLVGSGKVEELRDLVKAEQVDLVIFNHILTPSQERNLERVFECRVIDRTGLILDIFAQRARTHEGKLQVELAQLEHMSTRLVRGWTHLERQKGGIGLRGPGETQLETDRRLLRVRLRQIKARLEKVRSQREQARRGRKRADIPSVSLVGYTNAGKSTLFNAVTASDVFAADQLFATLDPTLRRLELDDLGPIVLADTVGFIRHLPHKLVEAFRATLEESSNSDLLLHVIDAHEPERMAQIEQVMVVLGEIGAQDLPILEVYNKLDLLEGVEPQIQRDPDGKPQRVWLSARDGQGLDLLKQAIAELLGEDLFVGTLRLPQRFARLRAQFFQLNAVQKEDHDDEGVSLLAVRLPRAELNRLVSREGMQPSEFIEQHTLQ; encoded by the coding sequence TTGTTCTTTGAGCGCCACGGTGGTGGTGAACGGGCCATTCTCGTTCACTTGGATGGTCAGGACCCTGAGGCGCGCGAAGATCCGCAGGAGTTTCAGGAGCTGGCATTATCGGCCGGCGCCGAGACCGTCGCGTTTGTTAGCGTGCCGCGTCATCGGCCAACCGCCAAATACCTGGTTGGCAGCGGCAAGGTCGAGGAGTTACGCGACCTGGTCAAAGCCGAACAGGTAGACCTGGTGATTTTCAATCACATCCTCACACCCAGTCAGGAACGTAACCTCGAACGTGTATTCGAGTGTCGCGTGATCGACCGCACGGGTCTGATTCTCGATATCTTCGCTCAGCGCGCGCGCACCCATGAAGGCAAGCTCCAGGTTGAACTGGCCCAGCTTGAGCACATGAGCACCCGTCTGGTTCGTGGCTGGACTCACCTTGAACGGCAGAAAGGCGGTATCGGTCTGCGCGGGCCCGGTGAAACCCAGCTGGAAACCGACCGGCGCCTGTTGCGAGTGCGTCTGCGGCAGATCAAGGCGCGCCTGGAGAAGGTTCGCAGCCAGCGTGAGCAGGCCCGTCGTGGCCGCAAGCGTGCGGATATCCCTTCAGTGTCCCTGGTGGGCTACACCAACGCCGGCAAGTCCACGCTGTTCAATGCGGTCACTGCGTCCGATGTTTTCGCTGCCGACCAATTGTTCGCCACCCTCGACCCCACCCTGCGCCGGCTTGAGCTGGACGACCTGGGGCCGATTGTGCTGGCCGATACCGTGGGGTTCATCCGCCACCTGCCGCACAAGTTGGTGGAGGCGTTTCGGGCTACCCTCGAAGAATCGAGCAACTCCGATTTGCTGCTGCATGTGATCGATGCCCATGAGCCCGAGCGCATGGCGCAGATCGAGCAGGTGATGGTGGTGCTGGGGGAGATCGGGGCTCAAGACTTGCCGATCCTGGAGGTCTATAACAAACTCGATTTGCTCGAGGGTGTGGAGCCGCAGATCCAGCGCGACCCTGACGGCAAGCCGCAGCGGGTCTGGCTGTCGGCCCGTGATGGCCAGGGGCTGGATCTGCTCAAGCAGGCCATCGCCGAGCTGCTGGGTGAAGATTTGTTTGTAGGCACCTTGCGCTTGCCTCAGCGTTTTGCTCGACTGCGAGCACAGTTTTTCCAGTTGAACGCTGTGCAGAAAGAAGATCACGACGACGAAGGTGTCAGCCTGCTTGCTGTTCGCCTGCCACGGGCCGAGTTGAACCGGCTGGTCAGTCGCGAAGGCATGCAGCCGTCGGAATTCATCGAGCAACACACTTTGCAATAA
- the hflK gene encoding FtsH protease activity modulator HflK, with the protein MAWNEPGGNSNNQDPWGGKRRNNGDRKGPPDLDEAFRKLQESLNGLFGGGKKRGDDGGSSGKGGGFGLLGIGLVVLAAVWLYSAVYVVDEQEQAVVLRFGKYYETVGPGLNIYFPPIDRKYMENVTRERAYTKQGQMLTEDENIVEVPLTVQYKISNLQDFVLNVDQPEISLQHATDSALRHVVGSTAMDQVLTEGRELMASEIKERLQRFLDNYRTGITVTQVNVQSAAAPREVQEAFDDVIRAREDEQRSRNQAETYANGVVPEARGQAQRILEDANGYRDEVVSRAKGEADRFTKLVAEYRKAPEVTRQRLYLDTMQEVFSNTSKVLVTGSKGGQNNLLYLPLDKMIDSGRSGSAPVTGAASAASNEANARAAADHMQQQQQTRSRETR; encoded by the coding sequence ATGGCTTGGAATGAGCCGGGTGGCAACTCGAATAATCAGGACCCTTGGGGTGGTAAGCGCCGCAATAATGGCGATCGCAAGGGGCCACCAGATCTCGACGAGGCCTTCCGTAAGCTGCAGGAAAGCCTGAATGGGTTGTTCGGTGGTGGTAAGAAACGTGGTGATGACGGCGGTAGTTCCGGCAAGGGCGGTGGTTTCGGCCTGCTGGGTATCGGTCTTGTCGTGCTGGCTGCCGTGTGGCTGTACAGCGCGGTGTATGTAGTAGACGAGCAGGAGCAGGCCGTAGTGCTGCGCTTCGGCAAATACTACGAAACCGTCGGCCCGGGTCTGAACATCTACTTCCCGCCGATCGATCGCAAGTACATGGAAAACGTCACGCGCGAGCGTGCCTACACCAAGCAGGGTCAGATGCTCACCGAGGACGAGAACATCGTCGAAGTGCCGCTGACCGTGCAGTACAAGATCAGCAACCTGCAGGATTTCGTGCTGAACGTCGATCAGCCGGAAATCAGCCTGCAGCATGCGACCGACAGCGCCCTGCGTCACGTGGTGGGTTCCACCGCCATGGACCAGGTGTTGACCGAAGGTCGTGAATTGATGGCCAGTGAGATCAAGGAGCGTCTGCAACGCTTCCTGGACAACTATCGCACCGGTATCACCGTGACCCAGGTGAACGTACAGAGCGCAGCGGCACCGCGTGAAGTACAGGAAGCCTTCGATGACGTGATCCGTGCCCGTGAAGATGAACAGCGTTCGCGCAACCAGGCTGAAACCTATGCCAACGGCGTCGTGCCGGAAGCCCGTGGTCAGGCCCAGCGCATCCTCGAGGATGCCAACGGTTACCGTGACGAAGTGGTATCCCGGGCCAAGGGTGAGGCAGATCGCTTCACCAAACTGGTTGCCGAGTACCGCAAGGCTCCTGAAGTCACCCGTCAGCGCCTGTACCTGGACACCATGCAGGAAGTCTTCAGCAACACCAGCAAGGTGCTGGTGACTGGCAGCAAGGGCGGGCAGAACAATCTGCTCTATCTGCCGCTGGACAAGATGATCGACAGTGGTCGTAGCGGCAGTGCTCCGGTAACGGGCGCAGCATCGGCGGCCAGCAATGAAGCGAATGCGCGCGCGGCGGCTGACCATATGCAGCAACAGCAGCAGACGCGTTCTAGGGAGACTCGCTGA
- the hflC gene encoding protease modulator HflC, translating into MSNKSLIALIVGVVVAVVAWNSFYIVAQTERAVLLQFGRVVQADVQPGLHVKVPYVNQVRKFDARLMTLDAPTQRFLTLEKKAVMVDAYAKWRVKDAERFYTATSGLKQIADERLSRRLESGLRDQFGKRTLHEVVSGERDALMADITASLNKMAEKELGIEVVDVRVKAIDLPKEVNRSVFERMSTEREREAREHRAKGNELAEGIRADADRQRRVLLAEAYRESEEARGDGDAQAAAIYAKAYGQDQEFYAFYRSLRAYRESFANKSDVMVLDPSSDFFHYLEKSKP; encoded by the coding sequence ATGAGCAATAAATCGCTGATCGCCCTGATCGTGGGCGTTGTCGTGGCGGTGGTTGCCTGGAACAGCTTCTACATCGTCGCTCAGACCGAGCGTGCGGTGTTGCTGCAGTTCGGTCGTGTGGTTCAGGCGGATGTCCAGCCTGGCCTGCATGTGAAAGTGCCCTACGTGAACCAGGTGCGTAAGTTCGACGCACGCCTGATGACCCTGGATGCACCGACGCAGCGCTTCCTGACCCTGGAAAAGAAAGCCGTGATGGTGGATGCCTACGCCAAGTGGCGGGTGAAGGATGCCGAGCGTTTCTACACCGCGACTTCCGGCCTCAAGCAGATTGCCGACGAGCGTCTTTCCCGTCGCCTGGAGTCGGGCCTGCGTGACCAGTTCGGTAAGCGCACCCTGCACGAAGTGGTTTCCGGTGAGCGTGACGCGCTGATGGCGGATATCACGGCGTCGCTGAACAAGATGGCGGAAAAGGAGCTGGGTATCGAAGTGGTCGATGTCCGGGTCAAGGCCATCGACCTGCCCAAGGAAGTGAACCGCAGCGTGTTCGAGCGCATGAGCACCGAGCGTGAGCGTGAGGCTCGCGAGCACCGGGCCAAAGGTAACGAACTGGCGGAAGGCATCCGTGCCGATGCCGATCGTCAGCGTCGCGTGCTGTTGGCTGAAGCCTATCGGGAGTCTGAAGAGGCTCGCGGTGACGGTGATGCCCAGGCAGCGGCGATCTATGCCAAGGCCTACGGCCAGGACCAGGAGTTCTACGCGTTCTACCGTAGCCTGCGTGCCTACCGTGAAAGCTTCGCGAACAAATCCGACGTCATGGTTCTGGACCCAAGCAGCGACTTCTTCCACTACCTGGAAAAGTCCAAGCCTTGA
- a CDS encoding ATP phosphoribosyltransferase regulatory subunit, with the protein MATVDRWLLPDGIEEVLPPEAARIEVARRQVLDLFQSWGYEFVVTPHIEYLESLLTGAGQDLDLRTFKVIDPQSGRQMGFRADITPQVARIDAHTLRREGPSRLCYAGSVLHAQPRALSSSRSPIQLGAELYGDASPSSDVEVISLMLAMLQLADVPDVHMDLGHVGIYRGLAQAAGLSGAVEQQLFDALQRKAIDEVISLTEGLPADLADMLRSLVDLCGSREVLGDARRRLAGAPTSVLLALDELLTIAERLSVRFPDLPLYFDLGELRGYHYHTGVVFAVFVPGVGQSIAQGGRYDDIGADFGRARPATGFSTDLKTLVTLGRAEVELPSGGIWMPDNTDAALWQTVCRLRSEGQRVVQALPGQPLAAAREADCDRQLIQQNGLWQVLPLAS; encoded by the coding sequence ATGGCAACGGTAGACCGCTGGCTGCTGCCAGATGGCATCGAAGAAGTATTGCCGCCGGAAGCGGCGCGCATCGAAGTGGCGCGTCGTCAGGTGTTGGATCTGTTTCAGAGTTGGGGTTACGAGTTCGTCGTCACTCCCCATATCGAATACCTGGAATCCCTGTTGACAGGTGCAGGCCAGGATCTGGATCTGCGTACCTTCAAGGTCATCGACCCGCAGTCGGGCCGGCAGATGGGGTTTCGGGCCGACATCACGCCGCAGGTGGCGCGTATTGATGCCCACACCCTGCGCCGCGAAGGGCCGAGCCGCCTGTGCTACGCCGGCAGTGTGCTGCATGCGCAGCCGCGTGCCTTGTCGTCCTCGCGCAGCCCGATCCAGCTGGGGGCCGAGTTGTATGGCGATGCCAGCCCGAGCAGCGACGTTGAAGTCATCAGCCTGATGCTGGCCATGCTGCAACTGGCCGACGTGCCCGATGTGCACATGGATCTGGGACATGTTGGCATCTACCGTGGCCTGGCACAGGCCGCCGGCTTGTCCGGTGCTGTTGAACAGCAACTGTTCGATGCCCTGCAACGCAAGGCGATCGACGAGGTCATCAGCCTGACGGAAGGCCTGCCGGCCGACTTGGCGGACATGCTGCGCTCCCTGGTGGACCTGTGCGGCAGCCGCGAAGTGCTGGGCGATGCCCGCCGTCGCCTGGCCGGTGCGCCGACGTCTGTGCTGCTGGCGCTGGATGAATTGCTGACCATTGCCGAGCGCCTGTCCGTGCGGTTCCCGGACTTGCCGCTGTATTTCGACCTTGGCGAGTTGCGCGGCTATCACTACCACACCGGTGTGGTGTTCGCGGTATTTGTTCCAGGCGTGGGCCAATCCATCGCCCAGGGCGGGCGCTACGATGACATCGGCGCGGATTTCGGGCGTGCCCGTCCCGCGACTGGTTTCTCCACCGATTTGAAAACCCTGGTGACCCTGGGGCGTGCTGAAGTCGAGCTACCGTCTGGCGGTATCTGGATGCCAGACAACACTGACGCGGCACTCTGGCAGACCGTCTGCCGCTTGCGCAGTGAGGGTCAGCGTGTGGTTCAGGCCTTGCCTGGGCAGCCTTTGGCCGCCGCCCGTGAAGCGGACTGCGACCGGCAATTGATTCAGCAGAATGGGCTTTGGCAAGTATTGCCGCTGGCTTCTTGA